The window GTCACCGAGCCAGGTTGCCGCGCCGAGGCTCGCCGCGCTCTCCACCAGCGCGCAGTACACCCCGCCGTGCACGATCCCGAACAACTGGTGCAGCGCCGGGGTCACCAGCAGCCGTAGCTCCACCCGCTGCGCGGACACCTCTGCTGCCCGTACGCCGAGCTGCGCGTCGAACCCACCCAATGGCCTGTCCATGGTGCCTCCCGTCGGCGGGCGGTACCGCCCCGTCGGCGAGCGTAGTCAACCCGTGTGGGCGCGCCGCCGGGGATCCGGCTCGGTCTGCTGCCGGCCCCGCGTCAGCGGGCCGGCTGGTGGAGCCGGAATGGCTGACGTTGCCGGCGCGGCTGGCGGAGTAGGCGGAGTAGGCCTGAGCCGACGCATCGCCGGCAGCTCGACCCACCGGTGCAGCGGCACCGCCAACAGGTAGGACCCGACCAGGAACGCCAGGGTCAACCCGACCGCCTGCCCGGTGGCCCACTCCCGGTCCCGGCCGACGAGGTGCATGACAGTCACGATCACCACCAGATGCAGCAGGAAGAACGCGTACGACACCTCGCCCAGATGGACCGCGACCCGGTGCCGCCACCAGGACCGCCGGCCGTGCAGATCGGCCAGTGCCGCCGCCGGGACCAGCAGGCCGATCGTCACGATCGTCGCCGCGGTGTCGCGGGCCTGCGCCGGCAGCCACTCGACGGCGAGATAGTTCGCCACCCACAGGGCGGTGGCCACCGGCAGTCCCGGCCCGCGCCAGGCACCGCGCCGCACCAGCAGCGCCAGCACGATGCCGAGCAGGAACTCCAACATCCGGACCGGCGGGAAGATGTAGACGAACCAGCGGCGGTGTTCCGCCGCGATCAGCAGGTCGGCCACCACCGGCATCAGCCAGACGGCGGCCGGCAGCGCGACGGCGGCGACCCGCAGCGCTGTCGTGCCGAGCCGGCGCAGTCCCGCGTACAGCAGGGGGAACGCCAGGTAGAACGCCATCTCGCAGGAGAGCGACCAGGTGACCGGGTTGATGCCCAGGTAGTACACGTCCGACGGATGCCAGGCCTGCACCAGCGGCGCGGAGAAGGCCAGCAGCCGCGGCCAGATGTCCGGCAGCCGGGCCGTCAGCACCATGCCGACGACGGCCGGCACCAGGGCGACCAGGTGGGCCGGGTAGACCCGCGCCAGGCGGCCCCACCAGAACCGGCCCGGCCGGTAACCGGGGCGGACCGACCAGGTGAGGACGAAGCCGGACAGCACGAAGA is drawn from Micromonospora sp. Llam0 and contains these coding sequences:
- a CDS encoding acyltransferase; its protein translation is MPATPPSPGRLPSLTGLRFAAALLVFGVHAYSFIPLADPQDSRIAGILFNGGDLGVSFFFVLSGFVLTWSVRPGYRPGRFWWGRLARVYPAHLVALVPAVVGMVLTARLPDIWPRLLAFSAPLVQAWHPSDVYYLGINPVTWSLSCEMAFYLAFPLLYAGLRRLGTTALRVAAVALPAAVWLMPVVADLLIAAEHRRWFVYIFPPVRMLEFLLGIVLALLVRRGAWRGPGLPVATALWVANYLAVEWLPAQARDTAATIVTIGLLVPAAALADLHGRRSWWRHRVAVHLGEVSYAFFLLHLVVIVTVMHLVGRDREWATGQAVGLTLAFLVGSYLLAVPLHRWVELPAMRRLRPTPPTPPAAPATSAIPAPPAGPLTRGRQQTEPDPRRRAHTG